The following is a genomic window from Proteiniborus sp. DW1.
TCAGAGAAAATATAATACGATTATTGATAGATAAAGGAGCTGAAAAAATGAAAGTTTTAGCCATAGATACATCCAGCGTGTCTGCAACATGTGCAATAATAGATGACGATAGGCTATTAGTGGAGTACACTCTCAATCATAAGCTAACTCATTCACAGAAAATAATGCCTATGATAAAAGAAGTACTTAGTAGCTTAAGTTTAAAACCTGAAGACATAGATATATTTGCAGTTGCAAAGGGACCAGGCTCATTTACTGGACTAAGAATAGGAGTAGCTACAGTAAATGGACTAGCCCAATCAGTAAACAAAAAAGTAATAGGAGTACCTACACTTGATGCACTTGCCTTTAATTTACCATATTGTGAAGGAATAGTAGTTCCTATAATGGATGCTAGAAGGGATAGAGTATTTACAGGAATATATAAATGGACTAATGG
Proteins encoded in this region:
- the tsaB gene encoding tRNA (adenosine(37)-N6)-threonylcarbamoyltransferase complex dimerization subunit type 1 TsaB; this translates as MKVLAIDTSSVSATCAIIDDDRLLVEYTLNHKLTHSQKIMPMIKEVLSSLSLKPEDIDIFAVAKGPGSFTGLRIGVATVNGLAQSVNKKVIGVPTLDALAFNLPYCEGIVVPIMDARRDRVFTGIYKWTNGNLHIIKEQAALEVKELIDILKERPEKIVLVGDGTLVYRDVFSEALGEKAIFAPRSANMARASSVAELAMAKALQGKVESYFELVPDYLRESQAQREYNEKHNIAGDNNE